GAAGTACGTTTCTCCGGTTTGCAGCGGAGGGGCACTTTCAATGATTTGCATATCAGCCTGCAGGGTGGCATATCCTTCAGAACTCATGCCAAACAGAATATTTCGCGGATGTTCAAGCACCATTGATGGCTGTAAAGAGAGATTGCCAAACTGCTCGCTGCCCGCATCCGGACCATTGTTGATTTTTTGCAGATAGAAGCTGAGGTAATAGATGGCGTTTGTATCCATGCGAATGGGCTGTTGGAGTGTTCGCCAGGCGGTTTTTCCATTCCGGAGTTCGATCAGGCCCAGCTGGTTTTCCGCGAGGTCTGTTCTGGCGAGGGACTTGCGGGGGTGGCTGTCACCTTGCGCTAATTCACCACTGTTGATCTTCTTACGCCAGGGATTTTCCCAGCCAGTGCCGGTGTTTTGCCATTTCGAAAAACTTTCCGGATCACTGATCGCAGAGGGATGAAAACTGTCGTAAGCTCGTAACTCCTGTTGCAGTGCCTGTAAATCTTTCGGCGCTCCGGGAACTTCTCTGTTAAAGATTTCCGGTTGCAGTTGAATGTCATCGACACTGTTATCATTGAGGTGTCTGGCTTGTCCTGCTTTGACAATGAGCGATTCGGCAAACTGTTCGTTCTTCTGATTGGGGTCGACTCTGACTGCGCCTTCGAACACATGCAGGTCCACCTCACCATCCTTTTCAATTCGGGCACCATATTCAGTTCCTATATCATGAAAGGTCAGCAGAGGGGTGACCAAAGCAAATTCGGGGGACGCTTCGTATCCGTGCAGTACCATCTTTCCATAATCCAGCTTCGCACAGCAGGCTGTTTCCAGCTTGATTTTCGTCGGTCCTTCGATCACCAGACGGACTCCCGAATCGAACCGAAATTCGGCAACCCCCTGTTCCAGCACCAGATCGTCTGTTAACAGCCTCTGCCCGGAGAATTCCGGAGGCGACGTGCTCCCCCAGACACAATCTGTGGAACGGGTGAGCGTCGCGACATAAGGTCTCTGCGTTACATTCGACTTTGTGACCGAATCTGCAGCCTGCTTCCCGAAGAAACCGCCTGATGTCATCCAGTCCAACGCCAGAAACATCATGATCGAGGCAGCGGCAACGAGGAAATAATTAAGGAACGGCGTCCGTCCCTTCGAAGGAACCTCTTTGGTGACGAGAGGCTCCGGGGAAAATTGCGGCTTTTCCGGTTCTGTTTCCCCAATGGCATCGTATTCCAGCATCTGCAGATGCTCTGACATATCTGTCTGGATTCCCGAATTGATATCGAGGTACTCAAAATAGTGCTCCAAGGCCTGGGGATCGGAGAGAAGAAAATTTTGAAACGTTTCAAATTCCGATGTAGAGAATACTTCCTCCTCGCCGTTTAACAGCTGGTTCAGTAACAGTTCAAAATCGGGGGGGAGATCCTGTATTGACATCATACCTGCCGCTCACTTTGGAGCCTTCTCGATACACAATCCGCCAATTCACGCCTGAGAATGGAAAGGCGGTTATAAAGAGTTTGAATCGACTTTTGTGCTGTCTTTGCGATTTCCTTTATCTTCTGGTTTTTCAAAGTGGCATTCTGCAACAGCTGTTGATCCGCACTGTCCAGGTCGTTTAAACATTCACGGAGTAACTCAATTCGGACATTGTAATTACTTAAATGCTGTTCCCGTTTTTGTGATATCGTTTCAATGAGTTCCTGATTGAAACAATGCCGATCGTGCTTGATGCTTCTGCGGTGATTACAAACAGTGTAAAAAGCGATTCCACAAGCCCAGAAAAAAAAGTCTCGTTCCTGATCGAACTCATCAAACTTATTCCAGAGAGTCAAACAGACACGCTGATACACATCTTCTGCGTCAGAGCTGTGAGGCACTAACGCCTGGATATAACCAAATATCCGTAAGCGCTCTTTACTTAACAAAGAGGTAAAGTGACTTCTTGCACTTTGATCGAGTGATGGTATTGAATTCGACATAAAAGTCGGAAACTCTGTTCGGTATCAGGTATAGAACATGCACCCCGTTTCATGAGAATGAAACTTAGATCATCAAAATGAAAGAGCGCAAAATTGATTTTAAAACTAGGGATTTCACTGATTTTTCTTTGTCATACAATACATTCGACTAGTTGTTTTGCAAGAAAAAAATGCGTCTTCACCAGACAATTGCCCGTAAAGCAGTGATATTTATCATATAAAACTGCGGAAAATGCGTGAATTCAGCGAACTGACTGCGAAAACCTCAAATCAATCCGAGAAGGCGGGGCTCGAATCAGACGAATTCTCGTTTCCTGTTTATGAAATGATTTTAACCTGTGTTGGACTCAGGAACCTGGCTGATCTGAGTCGATCCAGTGGATATGTAAGTCGGGCAGACTCTTTTTTAACTGCAGACAACAGGTGGGCGGGAGTCCTGAATCATTGAGAGCCAGATATCGCAATTGCGTCAGCTGCCCCAGCAGATTGGCACTCGCTTGATCAAGCGGGATCGCGGAGAGCTGCAGTTGCCGAAGTTGAGGCAGTTCTGAAAGGACTTGAATTCCTTTTGAAGTCAATCGCCGCGGGTGAGACGCTGGTGCCGTTAGAGTCAGGCTCAGTTGAGTCAGTCGTTTCAAGCCAGACAGGTGGTTCACATTTTCATCCGTCAGTGTGCTCATCTCCAGCGACAAACCCTCCAGATTAGTGAGCTGGCCGATCATTTCCAGAACATCGCCGGTTACAGAAGGTATCTCGGACAGTTCTAGATATTTGAGTTGTGTCAGTGAGGAGATTACCTCTAAACTTTTTTTAACAGGAATTCGAGTCAAATTCAGACTGGTTAAATTCTGTAAGTGCGACAGTGCCTCTAAACCTTCATCTAAGGGGATCTGTGTCAGAACCAGTCTGGTCAGATTCTGTAGATGCTTCAGTTCTCGAAAACCGTGATTGGTCATCTGAACTTCTCTTAATCGGAGATACTGTAGTCCGTGCAGTTCTCCCATTGCTGCCATCGCGTCATTATTCAGATCTGTAAATTCAACCCAAAATTCTGAAAGCCTGGGAAAAGACGTGAGGTGACGATAGGACTGGTTGGAAAACATCGTATTTCGAAGATGGAAATTCTGTAATCGGGGAAGTCCCGAAAGTCGTTCCATTCCCCGTTCGGAAAGCTGTGTATCTTGAAATGACAAATTCGTGACCTGATCCAGTTCACGGATCGCTTCACAGAAATCGTCTGTCTGATCCGC
This window of the Gimesia fumaroli genome carries:
- a CDS encoding sigma-70 family RNA polymerase sigma factor, with product MSNSIPSLDQSARSHFTSLLSKERLRIFGYIQALVPHSSDAEDVYQRVCLTLWNKFDEFDQERDFFFWACGIAFYTVCNHRRSIKHDRHCFNQELIETISQKREQHLSNYNVRIELLRECLNDLDSADQQLLQNATLKNQKIKEIAKTAQKSIQTLYNRLSILRRELADCVSRRLQSERQV
- a CDS encoding leucine-rich repeat domain-containing protein, whose protein sequence is MWDFTERSEMVLGNFILWRDRIWYNGSLRRSWADTFDKNIPLSEKPMITIRLETPGRRHLLDHDAIIAELTKQFPGTQVTAENYHARRRKTVQEFADQCAAKGKPLIIQKRLEQEIDEREALLGPAREIAIPFEDQREVFKGMVSVSRVFLQSKVQTDFELIRSIVNTLRALNSGQVFVSGDDNDDLEYQQRLKALTANQGILLDGGIAFEDLLLPPNQRQALERLRSEQIRMCAGVKHGALNFNVFIFEADQTDDFCEAIRELDQVTNLSFQDTQLSERGMERLSGLPRLQNFHLRNTMFSNQSYRHLTSFPRLSEFWVEFTDLNNDAMAAMGELHGLQYLRLREVQMTNHGFRELKHLQNLTRLVLTQIPLDEGLEALSHLQNLTSLNLTRIPVKKSLEVISSLTQLKYLELSEIPSVTGDVLEMIGQLTNLEGLSLEMSTLTDENVNHLSGLKRLTQLSLTLTAPASHPRRLTSKGIQVLSELPQLRQLQLSAIPLDQASANLLGQLTQLRYLALNDSGLPPTCCLQLKKSLPDLHIHWIDSDQPGS